CGTCAGCGCGCGGGGGGAGACACAAGGAGAAGGATCACAGTGAGTCAACGGATGGAACGCTCAAGTCCGATAGAGGTTATCCCGTATGCCCTCTGGATCTGTTCAACGGGTGGTGCCGGCCACGTCTCTTCGATCGTTGTCACCTGGGTGACCCAACTTTCATTTTCTCCGCAGCTTATTGGAATGTCCCTGGAGACGGGGAGCGAGTTCCTCGGCCAGGTGCGGAACAATGGATCGTTCACGCTGGCGATGCTCCCGCGCGAGGGGGGGAAGGATATAGCCAAACGCATCATGAAGGCTGGAGCTATGCCGCTTCCCCCGGCATTCGCAGAGTTGTTCCGGACCGATAGTTCCTGGTATGGGGCACCCCACGGAGCCCTCGGAGCACTGCGGTGCACGGTCAGCGCGCTTACCCCGACAGGGGACCACACGCTCGTCACCGGAACGGTGCTCGGCGAGGAGCGGTGGATCGAGGGGAATCCGCTCCATCTGAGCGACACGGGCTGGCGTTATACGAAACCGGGGGCCGAGGCGCCTCCGACACCATCACAGGACTGACAGGACGGTCATGGCCGCATACGATGCCTCGAGGGATTTGTAGGATCATTGAGCGATACAGAGCGGGCTTCACTGCGTGAAGAACTGCGGTCGCTGCGTGCGGAACTCCTTGCGGCACGAAGCGAGGATGCCCGCGTGCGGCTGGTCCATGAGTTCATCCGCGGGGCGAAAGAGTCGTACGCCGGGGTGAAGAAGGGGTAGGCACAGAACACCATAGGGCGGCCTTTCGAGCCGCCCTATGGTGAACTTCCGTTGGACCTCAGTTGCGTTTTTGCATCACGGCCTTGAGCTGGACCACCTTGCCGTCACGGTTCACTTCCAACATCACTTCGTCTCCCGCCTTCAGTTCGCCCAGCATCCCCATGTAATCGTAGATGTTCATGATCTTCTTGCCGCCCATCGCGATCAGGATATCTCCCGCTTTCAGTCCGGCTTTCTCACCCGCGCCGTTCGGACGCACACCGCTCACCTTCATGCCCGTGCTGCTCTCTCCCACATCGGGCACGATACCGAGCGTCACGGTGAAGCTCCGGCTGTCGCCACTTCCACTGCCACGGCCTGCTGCCGCGATCTGGACACGCACAAAGGGGGGCGGGCCGACATCGTATCGAGATCGCTCACGATCGCGTTCACAAGCTTCGTGATCTTCTCGTGGCCGGCAAAATTGATCTTTTCGGCATCATCCGAAGGCTTATGATAATCGTCATGGGTGCCGGTGAAGAAGAACAGCACCGGAACATCCTTGCCGTAAAAGCTCGCATGGTCACTGGGGCCGAACCCGTCAGGGTTCATCGTGATCGAGAACGTAGTGTCGGCGCTATGGCGGGTGATCAAGCCAGGCCAAATGGTCGAGGTTCCCGTCCCCCCGATCGACAGCGCCTTGTTCTGCAGCCGACCGACCATATCCATGTTCAGCATGGCGATCGTCTGTGCGAGCGGGAAGAACGGCATCGAGACATACGCCTGCGAGCCGAGGGTCCCGAGCTCTTCGCCCGAGAAGAAGGCGAACACATACGAGCGGCGCACGGTGGCTGCTTGCGACCCGATCGCCTGTGCAAGTTCGAGCAGGGAAGCGGTGCCCGACGCGTTGTCGTCGGCCCCGTTATGGATCGCCAGGGTGTCCGGAACCATGGAACCCGACCCGGGCCCGCCCATGCCCAGGTGATCCATGTGGGCGCCCAGCACGATGACCTCATCCTTCAGGAGCGGATCGTTGCCTTCGATATACGCGACGATGTTCGACGTCTGGCTGCTCACACGGTTCACGCTGATATCGAACGAAGCGCTGCAGTCCTTCAACTCGAAGCTTTTTGGCTGCAGCTGTGCGCGCATGGTGTCCTGCAGGACCTTCAGGGGCCAGCCTGCCGCGCGAAAGTACGGCTCGAGGAGGTCGCGCTTCATCGAAACGGCAACGATCCCGGATGATCCTGCGCCCTGGTCGAGCGCCAGCTTGTAGAGCCCATCCTCGCCCTCGTCCGCGGGGCCATTGATCAGGATCATGGCCACCGCACCTTTATCGCGCGCAACACGCGCCTTGTTCCGTAATCCTGTGTGACGCTGGAACTCGCTCCGCGGCGAGGCTCCGTCCGGCCCGTAGCGGAACATGACCACGACCTTTCCCTTCACATCGATCCCCGCAAAATCGTCATACTGTTTCTCGGGAGCGGCGACGCCGTATCCGACGAACACCAGGGGGCCCTCCACCGCGGCCGACCCGGAGAATCCGAAGGGCCGGAAGTCCACGTCCACCTTCAACGAGCGATCGCCCGCAGGCCCTTCGAGTTCAGCGGTATTCTTGTCGCCAAGTTTCACCGCGGACACGAATTCGAACGGCTGGAAATAGGTGTTGTTGATGCCGGCCGGCTTCAAACCAGCGACCTTGAGCTTGGCCGCGATGTAGATGGCTGCTTCATCGTTGCCCTTCGTCCCGGACCCGCGCCCGGCCAGCTCGTCCGAGGCCAGATACCGGACATGCTCCCGGAGTTCTGCCGCAGTGATGGCTGCCGGGTTGGTCTGCGCTGCCACGGGCAGGGTAGCCGCGCACAGCAGCAATATCAGCAGGGTGTTCTTCACAAGGTATCCTTGGTTGTCAGTGGTGGTCGTGCTTCTTGTGCGTAACCGAATCTGTGACCCAGTCGGCGATGAAAAGATTCGTCTCACCCCGCACCTTCGCGCCACGGTTGGACGCGAACACCAGCTTCTTCCCATCGCGGGTGAACATCGGGAAACCATCAAACGTCTCGTTGAAGGTGATGCGGGTAAGTCCTTGTCCATCAACACCTATCATATACAGATCAAAGTTTCTTCCACGTGTATCCGAAAGGTTGGAGGCAAAGATGATGTGCTTATTGTCCGGGTGGAAGAACGGTGCAAAATTCGCCGCACCGTTGTTGGTGATCTGGCGGCGCCCCGAACCGTCGGCGTTCATGACGAACAACTCCATCCTGGAAGGCTTCACAAGATCCGATGCCAGTAACCCCTTGTACGTCGCCGCGGATGCGCTGTCCGCCTGGTGCCACGCGCGGTACACGATCGTTGCCCCATCCCACGAGTAGAATGCCCCGCCGTCATACCCCAATTCGTTCGTCAACCTGCGGATATCGCTTCCATCGGTCTTCATCGAATACAGATCGAGGTCTCCGTCACGCGTGGAAGTGAAGACGATCCGGTCTCCGCGGGGAGATACCGTTGCTTCAGCGTCGTACCCGGGAGCCGCCGCAAGAGGCGTGATGCCGCTGCCATCGAGACGCGCGGTGTAGATGTCGTAGGACGGATAGATCGCCCAGACATATCCCTGGGAGTGGTCCGGCACCGGCGGACAATCCGCGCTTGCGGCATGGGTCGAAGCAAACAGAATGGTCGTGTCCCCGGGGAGGAAATAGCCGCAGGTCGTCCTGCCGGTTCCGGTGCTGACCATCGAGAAGGAAGCATCGGCGAGGTTCATGACGTACTGAGCATCGCATGTGCGGGGAGCGTGCGTCGCTTGAAAGATCAGCCTGGTCTCGTCAAAAGAGAAGTAGCCTTCAGCGTTCTCGCCGCCAAAGGTGAGCTGACGGATGTTGGCCAGGTGGGTCTCGCCGGGAAGCAGTGCAGGTGATTGCGCGGTGGCGACCGGCACGTGGAGCGAACAGAGGGTGAGCGAGGCCAGCATCATCAGGTGCCGGACAGCTGTGCGCGTCCCGGAGCGAAGCGGCAGTACAGGCATGGGCGTCAATGAACGTTGTGGATGGTCACGTGAATGACTCAATATACTCTCACAGGGGGTGAGTTGCAAGGTTATTGACATTCGGAGCCGGTGTGGATATATTTAATATTCCCATGACGACCGCACGACGAGGAAACTATGTCCCTGAGAGAAAAGATCGCTGAAGATATGAAAACCGCCATGAAAAGCGGTCAAACCCGCCGCCTCGAAACGCTACGCTCGATCAAGGCGGCCATGCTGGAAAAAGAGATCTCGATGCGTGGTGGTCCCACGCAGATGTCCCCTGAGGATGAGCTCGGCGTGGTCATGAGCGCTGCCAAGCGCCGGAAAGAATCGATCGAGATGTTCGCCCAGGGCGGGAGGCAGGACCTTGTCGCGGAGGAAACGGAAGAACTCGCGATCATCCAGGAGTATCTCCCGAAACAGCTCGGCCGTCCGGAGATCGAAGCCATCGTCCGCGACGTGATCGCGCAGACCGGAGCGAAGTCCGCCGCCGACTTCGGCAAGGTGATGCCCCTGACGATGAAGCAGTTGAAAGGGAAGGCCGACGGCAAACTGATCCAGGACATCGTGAAGGAGCTCCTCGCTGGAGCCTGAGCGGATGGGTCCCTTCGACATCGCCATTGAGAAACTGGAATTCGTCAGGGTGCGGCAGCGTGTCGCGCGCTATGCCGTGTCCGATGCAGCCAGGGACTTGATCGAGAACACGCCTCCTCTCGGAGATGCTGATGCGGTCAGGGCCGAACTGGGGCGCGTCACTGCACTCAAGCGTCTCCTGGAGGTTGAAGATTCGCTCCCCCTCGAAGGGATGCAGCATATCCGTCCGGCTGTGCAGAAAGCCGGCGTCGAGGGGAGCATTCTCACCCCCCGCGAGCTGTCACAGGTGGGCAGCACCCTCCGCGCCTCGCGTATCCTCCGCTCCTCGGTGCACAAGCGGCGCGACGCCCATCCGGCCGTTTGGGAACTCGTGGAGGCCTTGCCGTTCGACAAGGTTCTCGAATTCAACATCGACCAGGCCATCGATGAGACCGGAGCCGTACGCGCCACGGCCTCACGCGAGCTGCAATCCATCCGGCGCGCGATCGCGGACCGGTACGACGACCTCCGCAAACGGCTGGAGTCGGTCCTGCGCGGCGTCTCTGATCTCGGCTTCAGCCAGGATGAGATCATCACCACCCGTGAAGGGCGGATGGTGATCCCCGTGAAGGTGGAGCACAAGAAACGCGTTCCGGGATTCATCCATAGCGCCTCTTCCAGCGGCGCAACGGTGTTCATCGAGCCGACGGAAACGCTGGAGCTGAACAACGAGATCAGGAGCCTTCAATTCCAGGAGCAGCGCGAGATCGAGCGCATCCTGCGCGAACTCACCGTGGCCGTCGGCGCGCAGAAGCCGGCTCTCCTCCGCATGGTCGAGGTCCTGGCCACCGTGGACGTCTTGCAGGCGAAAGCGAAGTATTCCATCGAGGTCCTTGGCGTTGAGCCACGCGTAGATGATGCCGGTGTCGTGCACCTCCGTGACGCGCGCCACCCGCTGCTGATCGCGAATCATGGCCGGCAGGGGACCATCCCGCTGGACCTCGACCTGGGAGGGTCGTACACGACGCTCCTCATCAGCGGTCCCAATGCGGGCGGCAAGAGCGTTGCGCTCAAATGCCTCGGCGTCTTCGCGCTCATGACGCAAAGCGGGATGCATATCCCGGCACGGGAAGATGCCGTGATGCCGGTCTTTGCGAATATGTTCGTGGATATCGGAGACGAGCAATCGATCGAGAGCGATCTCAGCACGTTCAGCTCGCATCTCACGAATCTCAAGACCATCGTACGCGGCGCAACTTCCCGCAGCCTCGTGCTGATCGATGAGATCGGCACAGGCACGGATCCCGCGGAAGGCGGCGCACTCGCCGCGGCAGTGCTCGAGCGTCTGACGCACATCAGAGCCCTCACGATCGCGACAACGCACCACGGCGCACTGAAGATGTTCGCACATGAAACGCCGGGGATCGAGAACGGCGCGATGGAATTCGACCAGAAGACGCTCGCGCCAACATACCGCTTCCGGCCGGGCGTGCCCGGAAGCAGTTATGCCCTGGAGATGGCCGACCGGCTCGGCTTCCCGACGGATCTCATGGAGCGGTCCCGTATCCTGCTCGGGGGCGATCATATGCGCCTCGATACGCTGCTCCAGGAACTGGAGGCCTCGGCCCAGGAACACCGTGAGACCTCGGAACGCCTCAAGAGTGAACGTGCGCGTGCTGAAGCACTCGTCACCGAGCACACGACAAAACTCGCCGCACTCACGAAGGAATCGCGCGAACTGAAACGCAAGGCCGCCGAAGACGCGCGTGCCATCGTGGAGCGTGCGAATGCGACGATCGAACAGGCGGTGAAGGCGATCCGCGAACAGCATGCATCGCGCGAGGTGGTGCGCGAAGCACGATCACAGGTCTCTGCCGTGCGGGCCGCGATCGAGGAGATAGCACACCTTCCCGATCCGGAACCCGTTGCGGATCCCTCGCCCGAAGGCCCGTTGAAGGCCGGCATGACGGTGATCCTGAGCGGGAAGACGGAAGCGGGAGAGATCGAAGCCATCTCCGCGGATGGCCGCACCGCAACGGTGGTGTTCGGGATCGTGCGGATGCGCGTCCCCGTTCATGACCTCGAGGCCACCCGGAAACGAAAAGCCACACGCCCAACGCCATCGTCGTCCTACCTTGAGAAACCGGAGGAGGTCGAACGGGAATTGGACCTGCGCGGGATGACCGGCGATGAAGCCCTTCCTCTGGTCGACAAGTTCATCGACGCGGCGATCCTTGCCGGGCTGCACCGCGTGGATGTGATCCACGGCAAGGGGACCGGCGCCCTTCGCCGGCGCGTGACGGAATTCCTGGCGAACCACCCGCGGGTGCGCTCGTACCGCCTCGGTGAGTGGAACGAAGGCGGCACCGGTGCCACGGTGGTGGAACTCGCGGACCAATGACATGACAACGAAGCGCCCCATACGAACGGTGTTGATCGCGAACCGCGGAGAGATCGCGGTGCGGATCATCCGTACCTGTCGCGAGATGGGGATCCGGACGGTCGCGGTGTATTCCGATGCCGACCGGATGAGTCCGCACGTGCTGATGGCCGACGCCGCGTACCGGCTGGGTCCGCCTCCTGCACGCGAGAGCTATCTCCGGATGGATGTGCTTCTTGCCGTGGCCCGCGAGTCCGGCACCGATGCCGTGCATCCGGGCTATGGTTTTCTCTCCGAGAACGCTGCGTTCGCGGCGGCTGTGCAAGATGCCGGACTCATCTGGATCGGGCCGCCGGCAAGCGCCATCCGCGCGATGGGGGACAAGACGGCGGCGCGCGCGCTCATGACCAAAGCAGGTGTGCCCACGGTTCCCGGGACCGACGGGCCCGTGGGGTCACGTGAGGAGGCCGAAGCGTTCTGCCGGACGGCGGGGTTTCCCGTCCTGATCAAAGCCGCCGCCGGCGGTGGAGGCAAGGGGATGCGCGTGGTGCAGACCGGAGCCGAACTCGCCGGGTCGCTGGAGCAGGCACAGTCGGAAGCCCGGTCGGCCTTCGGGGATGCGCGGGTCTACATCGAACGCTACCTTGAACAGCCACGTCATATCGAATTCCAGATACTCGCCGATGCGCATGGTGCCGTGATCCACCTCGGCGAGCGCGAATGCTCCATCCAGCGCCGCCACCAGAAGGTGGTGGAAGAGAGCCCGTCCGTTGTCCTCGATGAAGCGCTGCGCCACACCATGGGGCAGACCGCGGTCCGTGCCGCACAGGCATGCGGGTATGTGAGCGCAGGAACGATCGAGTTCCTCGTGGATCGGGACCGCAGGTTCTATTTCCTCGAGATGAATACACGCCTGCAGGTGGAACATCCGATCACGGAACTCCGTACAGGATCGGATCTGGTCCGCGAGCAGATCCGGATCGCCTCCGGCGAACCGCTCGGGATCACGCAGGACGATGTACGGTTTTCGGGACATGCCATCGAATGCCGCATTTGTGCAGAAGACCCCGCCAACGGCTTCCTGCCTTCCACAGGCAGGATCACCCGCCTCCGGGCTCCGGCGGGTCCGGGCGTCCGCGAGGACCGCGGCGTGAACGAAGGCGGTGAGGTTTCTGTCTACTACGACCCGATGATCGCCAAGTTGATCGTGTGGGCAAAGGACCGACGGGCTGCGATCGAGCGCATGCGTCGGGCGCTGGCGGAGTATGAGGTCGAGGGTGTCACAACGAATATCCCGGCATGCAATTTCGTCCTCGCTCATCCGTCATTTGAGACTGGGACGTACGATACGGGATTCTTCCAGCGCTGGTACCGTCCGGAGGAGCAGCCCGGGCCGGAACAAGGCGAAGCCGAAGCCATGGCACTCCTTGCGGTATGGTTGGAGCGGAATGGAGACCTGGCATCAGGGAGCGGCGAGATCTCTGGCAGCGGAGTTGTGGTTTCTCCCGCCTCGCCCGCAGGCAGGGAAGGATGGAAGGCCGGGCGGATACGGGCGCTGCGGGGAGGTGCCGCATGAACGCCATCCGCTATGACGTGGAGGTTGGCGGTGCGAGGATCCCGGTCGATGCTGATCCTGAAAAGGGCATCTGCCTTGCAGATACGGGCCGAACTGCGGATATTGTACCTGTGGATGGGGAAAGCTGGTCGGTGATCCTGGGAGGCCGTTCGTACACCCTCCACGTGAAAAGGACCGCCGATGCATTGCGGATGCGTGGCCGCGGTCCCGAAGTGGCGGTGCAGATGGAATCGGAGCGGTCACGCCTCTTGAAGCTTGCCGGCGCATCCGCGCCCAGGCCGGAGCATGGAACGCGGATATCCGCCCCCATGCCGGCGCTTGTGATGCGGATCGAGGTGACGGCCGGCCAGGAGGTGGCAGCAGGCCAGGGCCTTATCGTGCTTGAAGCCATGAAGATGGAGAATGAGATACGGGCCCCTCGTGCGGGCAGGATCGCCTCAGTGCCAGCAAGAGTTGGGAGCCCTGTTGAGAAAGGTGAAGTACTGGTCATACTCGAATGAAGATCTCTAAGCTTTCCTATTCTATACTCTTAGTATTGATCGCCTTGGGTGGAATGGAGCATTCAGCGAACGCTGGTGGATTCCAGTCCGGGGCACCCACGGCTCGTGCGCTCGGGCTCGGTGGGGCAGCGACCGCGCTCATCGGTGATCAAGCGGGTGTCTTTTCCAACACCGCCTCGTTGTCCTTCATGCGTGGGACGAATCTCGCACTGGGGGCAACCGTGACGATGCCAGAGTATCAGTTCAGCGGCGTGCTCCCGTCCACGGCAACGAGCAAGATGAATCCCCAATCGATGTTCCCTCCGAGCGTATCCCTCTCGCACACGTTCGCGAATGGACTCGGGATCGGCATCTCAGCGAGCATCCCGTATCAGATCAAGACAAACTGGGGAGAGAGTTGGGTGGGGAGCCCCATCGTCATCTCCTCTGAGATACGGGGAGTGCAGGTGTCACCCGGCGTCGCGTTCAAGATCGGAAAAAACCTGGCTGCGGCGTTAGGCATTCAGGCGACCTTTGTCCGGATGGACCATTCGCGTCGGTATGGTGATGTGCCGGATGCGCAGACCGGTATATTTCCCACGATGTCAATGACCGGAAGCGCTGATGTGGCCTATGGTTTCGACATCGGCCTGATGTATTCTCCAGGCGATGCTTTTTCGCTCGGTCTGGCGCTCAGGAGCAAGACGACCGCGGAGATCATCAACGGCACGGTGACGTATACCGGCGACATAGGGGAGCCGTCTTCGAACTCCGGTGGCGGCACAAGCTTCGCAACGACCCTGACGCTGCCTGAGAGGGTCCGTGCCGGATTCATGCTCCGCCCCCTGGATGCATTCCTGGTCACAGGAGATGTGGAGTATACGCGGTGGTCCGGGGTCAAGGGTGTGACCATCCGGCTCGGGTCACCGGTCTCCACCAGGCTGATCGATCAGTCTGGCTGGAAGGATGTGCTTGCGTACCGCGCAGGCGTGGAATTCACCATCGCGGACGTCACGTTGCGGGGTGGCCTTGGCGTCGAGCCTTCGCCGGTGCCCGATGCTGAATTGCGGCCTTCGTTGCCTGACGCGAGCGGTTTTCGTTATAGCGTCGGGGTCGGGTACGCCGTCGAGGACGGACTCGTTCTTGATCTCGGACTGCAGGTGGAGCGGTATGCGGACCGGACCATCACCGATTCGCACGTCCTGTATGGCACAGACAAGTATTTCAATGGTACCTATGCGATGTCGAGCACGATCTTCGCCCTCACACTCAGCTATTCCTGGAAATGAACATGAGCACTCCCGTCAATTTCCCCGGTGAACCGGAATCCACCCTTGCCTCGGCCCAGCAGCACGGCCTGACGGAGGAGGAGTACGGGAAGATCCTCAGCATTCTCGGGCGGGTTCCGACGTACACCGAACTCGGGATCTACAGTGTGATGTGGAGTGAGCACTGCAGTTACAAGAACTCGATCGCGCAGATCAAGACGCTGCCGCGCAGTGGCGGCCGTCTGCTTGTCGGTGCCGGAGAAGAGAATGCCGGTCTCGTGGATATCGGGGACGGACTCGCGGTCGCGTTCAAGATCGAAAGCCACAACCATCCGTCGGCGGTCGAGCCATACCAGGGAGCGGCGACAGGTGTAGGCGGGATCATGCGCGACATCTTCACCATGGGTGCGAGGCCGATCGCAGCCCTCAACTCGCTGCGGTTCGGCTCGCTCGAGAGCGCGCGGACGCGCCATCTGGTGGATGGTGTTGTGCGTGGGATTGGTGACTACGGCAATAGCTTCGGCGTTCCCACGGTCGCGGGGGAAGTGTATTTCGACCCCTGCTATCATGACAACCCTCTGGTGAATGCGATGTCGGTCGGCGTCGTCAAGCATGGTGCCTGGGCAAGTGCCGTGGCCAAGGGTGCCGGGAATCCCATGATGATCGTGGGATCCTCGACCGGCCGCGATGGCATTCACGGGGCGACGTTCGCCTCGGAAGAGATCTCGGAAGCATCGGAGAAGAAGCGGCCCTCCGTGCAGGTGGGTGATCCGTTCACCGAGAAGCTGCTCCTCGAGGCGACACTCGAGGCGATCCGGTCCGGATTCGTCGTCGGCATTCAGGACATGGGGGCCGCGGGGATCACGTGCTCGACATCCGAGATGAGCGCGAAAGGGAAGTGCGGGATGCGGATCGACCTGGACAAGGTTCCGGCCCGCGAGACGGGGATGAGCGCGTACGAATTGATGCTTTCGGAATCGCAGGAGCGGATGCTGGTCTGTGTCGAACGGGGACACGAGGCGAAGGTCCGTGCGATCTTCGAAAAGTGGGATCTGCACGCCGAGATCATCGGGGAGGTCATCGATGAGGACCGGTTGTACATCTCGTACCGGGGAAAGCTCGTGGCGGACCTTCCTCCGGAGACCCTGGTCCTCGGTGGCGGTGCTCCCGTCTATATCCGTGAGGCGATCAGGCCCGACTACCTCGACAGCGTGAACGCCCTGGATCTTGCGTCCGTGCCGGAGCCCGTGGATCCGGCCGCGGTCCTGTTGGCCTTGATGGCGGCACCGGACATAGCCTCGAAGCGCTGGGTGTACGAGCAATACGACAGCATGGTGCGGACGAACAACGTCGTAATGACCGGAGGTGATGCGGCTGTAGTCTATGTCAAAGAAGGACATAAGGGCCTCGCGGTAAAGACAGATTGCAATGGCCGGTATGTGTATTTGAATCCGCGCCGGGGAGCGCAGATCGCCGTAGCCGAATCGGCAAGGAACGTGGCGTGCACAGGGGCAACGCCGGTCGCGGTCACGAACTGCTTGAATTTCGGCAATCCATACAAACCGGGTGTCTACTGGCAGTTCAAGGAGGCCATTGCAGGGATTGGCGAGGCGTGCCGGGTGTTTGACACGCCGGTGACGGGCGGGAATGTCAGCTTTTATAACGAGAGCCCCACGGCGAGCGTCTATCCGACGCCCGTTATTGGGATGCTCGGGGTTCTCGATGACATCCGGCGTTCGACACGCGCCGCATTCCTGCATCCAGGGCGTGACGTGCTTCTTCTTGGTGTCACGCGCGGGCATCTTGGTGGTTCAACGTACCTCGCCGCGATCCATGGCAGAGTGGCTGGAGATGCTCCGGCCCTGGATCTTCATGAGGAGGCCCGGCTGTACAAGGTCCTTGCCGAGCTTGCGGATGGTGGCTTGATCGAGTCGGCGCATGATTGTGCCGATGGTGGGCTTGCGGTGGCGCTTGCAGAGGGCTGTATCATCGACGAAAGCAGCAAGGTCGGGGTTACGGTGCGACTCGAAGCAGCAGGCCTTCGCGTGGATCAGCTGCTCTTTGGAGAGGACCAATCGCGGGTGGTGTTGAGCTGCAGGCCCGAGGAAACATCTGCGGTGTGCGCGTGTGCGAAGAAGCACGACATCACGTGTACGAAGATCGGGACCACGGGTGGAGATGGGCTGGTGATAGAGGGGATACTTGACGTACCGGCGGAGGAGCTGGCGCACGCATACTACGGATCCATCGCCTCAAAGATGAAGCAGCCCACTTAACATAATACACATTATATGAAAGAGTGACCGTCCAGGCAGGTGCAATATCACGGCTTCCGCTTGCCACCGATCACTTTCAGCACACCCGCCTCGATCCCGACCCGGACGCCATGTACCTCTCGCCCGACGATCTCTCCGTCTGCATGCACGTTGAATTTGTCTGAGGATGTGGCTT
Above is a window of Ignavibacteriota bacterium DNA encoding:
- a CDS encoding outer membrane protein transport protein, with product MEHSANAGGFQSGAPTARALGLGGAATALIGDQAGVFSNTASLSFMRGTNLALGATVTMPEYQFSGVLPSTATSKMNPQSMFPPSVSLSHTFANGLGIGISASIPYQIKTNWGESWVGSPIVISSEIRGVQVSPGVAFKIGKNLAAALGIQATFVRMDHSRRYGDVPDAQTGIFPTMSMTGSADVAYGFDIGLMYSPGDAFSLGLALRSKTTAEIINGTVTYTGDIGEPSSNSGGGTSFATTLTLPERVRAGFMLRPLDAFLVTGDVEYTRWSGVKGVTIRLGSPVSTRLIDQSGWKDVLAYRAGVEFTIADVTLRGGLGVEPSPVPDAELRPSLPDASGFRYSVGVGYAVEDGLVLDLGLQVERYADRTITDSHVLYGTDKYFNGTYAMSSTIFALTLSYSWK
- the purL gene encoding phosphoribosylformylglycinamidine synthase subunit PurL — its product is MSTPVNFPGEPESTLASAQQHGLTEEEYGKILSILGRVPTYTELGIYSVMWSEHCSYKNSIAQIKTLPRSGGRLLVGAGEENAGLVDIGDGLAVAFKIESHNHPSAVEPYQGAATGVGGIMRDIFTMGARPIAALNSLRFGSLESARTRHLVDGVVRGIGDYGNSFGVPTVAGEVYFDPCYHDNPLVNAMSVGVVKHGAWASAVAKGAGNPMMIVGSSTGRDGIHGATFASEEISEASEKKRPSVQVGDPFTEKLLLEATLEAIRSGFVVGIQDMGAAGITCSTSEMSAKGKCGMRIDLDKVPARETGMSAYELMLSESQERMLVCVERGHEAKVRAIFEKWDLHAEIIGEVIDEDRLYISYRGKLVADLPPETLVLGGGAPVYIREAIRPDYLDSVNALDLASVPEPVDPAAVLLALMAAPDIASKRWVYEQYDSMVRTNNVVMTGGDAAVVYVKEGHKGLAVKTDCNGRYVYLNPRRGAQIAVAESARNVACTGATPVAVTNCLNFGNPYKPGVYWQFKEAIAGIGEACRVFDTPVTGGNVSFYNESPTASVYPTPVIGMLGVLDDIRRSTRAAFLHPGRDVLLLGVTRGHLGGSTYLAAIHGRVAGDAPALDLHEEARLYKVLAELADGGLIESAHDCADGGLAVALAEGCIIDESSKVGVTVRLEAAGLRVDQLLFGEDQSRVVLSCRPEETSAVCACAKKHDITCTKIGTTGGDGLVIEGILDVPAEELAHAYYGSIASKMKQPT